The following is a genomic window from Mya arenaria isolate MELC-2E11 chromosome 4, ASM2691426v1.
taaacatttcagaacaaagatttcttattttaactCATTATAATGTCTTAAACTATTACTACAAGCAGAATGTTCACTGGCCAcgttccatcgaaaacaacctcagatgtatgccggtgTCTTGGTAAAAGtagttcataataataataataataataataataataataataataataataataataataataataataataataataataaaataataataataacaataaatactactactactactactactactactactactactactactactactactactactactactactactactactactactactactactaataataataataataatcgtcCATATTTCcgatggaaaatggctgaggtgttccgattggttATTCATTATAGCTCACCTGAACAGGAAGTGCACACTGAGTAATATTTTCCCATCGCCCACTgcccgtcgtccgtccgtccgtcagaaATTGCTTAAAACGACATCTCCTCCAAAACCGGcttaaaattcattatttttaacttggaTGTTCCTTGAATGGTGGCCTTTTAAACTTGATCAAAGGAATAAATTTCATGCAGAGCTGTGGTTGATATGGCAACCGAAAGGAAACACTTCAAAAGTATTCTTGACAATAACCATGAGGCATAGAGCCTAGATATCTGGTAATACTTTATTTAGTGGGCGTTTACTAAGTTTGTTCAGATTAAGCCCCTGGGGGTCAAAATCGGGGGTCACAAATttcttacatacttatataGAAATCTCCTTTGCTATGATGTAGCATCATACAATGGTCCTTCACAAAGTTTGtaaaaattatgcccctggggacaaAACTGGCCGCGTCCTGGggttcacaagtttcctatatattattgaaatctttgaaaatcttataGTCTTAAACCGCTAGGCCCAGACCCTTAATATGTCGATGTAGCATCATATAGTGGTTCTTtattaagtttgtttaaatCGAGCCCTTGCGGTTAAAACATGCCCCGACCAAGACCCTTCTTAGTGTGTATGTAGTCCTccaccaagtttgttcaaattatttccCCTGTGGTCAAAACTGGTCACGCCCTTAGGTTCTCACGTTTCCTATAGATTAATGAagggaaatatttgaaaatcttcttttgtcaAACCACATTGCCCAGACCTTTGATATTCGTTATGTAGCATCAGTTGATGgccctctacaaagtttgttcataTTATGCCTTTGGGgtcaaagctggccccacctCTTTTGACCTTCTTTCTTAATGAAGTTACATCattgaaatttggaccatgtataCATTATGAAAACAAGATCAATGTTGTGTCTGGATGaacttgactgtgaccttttgacctgcttttttatttttgaagctacatcAAAGCACAATTGCTTGTCTAAACCTAATAATTTACGAACTATATTCACTTCTATAATGTACATTTGTTAACATAATCGGTGCTCAAGTTGAAAGAATTCTtgtgcaaaacaaaaataaaacacattttcaaaagaTCAAATCCATACGTTCGGAACGCCCAGTCCTATTTTTAGAATGGAAATACTACATAAACTGTACACATTAGTTCTAagataaatcttaaaataaattatttcaatctaAGCTAGATGTTATCGCCCACATTTGTTTGCTGGTTGTATTGGTGGAATTTCGCCGATTTcgaatttgatatttttgtaataCTTCATAAATTTCCGTCATAAAAggtatattttttatgctttttaaaGGAACTCGCTCATGATTTGGAACCAAAAATTAGTTTACtggttatgcatctgaaaacacttatttttaacattattgtaCTCTATGATATCCAAATTGCAGATAAAAATACAGGTATAGCATTACAAAGTGTTTTGGTATAAGTTTGGTGCGAATCCACGCCGGTGAAGTCAAGAGCAAATTATTAAccgacgccttaaccactagaccaccgGGTCCTATACATAACTAATGgataatttgacattttaacactacattgataacatcacgtatTAATGTCAATCAACAAATAACGCAATAACAAAGCCGTTATGTACGCTAATGAAAAAGACGATATTTGattcaatatcaacatttgctttccagcttttggtatcttagttgtaatactcctaatgatttgccacactttatttcgtcatacaaaaagtgcattttacaaaaacatgagcgagtctctTTAAAACAAAGTAGCCGCTGAATCGATGAAGAatggcaaaacatttacaagtgatTTTGTGCGATATAGCATGTTTTTAATATGTGGTTCTAAAACAGAACCCAACAAAGAACTTGACTCTTTGATGATGTTATAAATTTCTCgagttataaataaaacaatgtctatctgtttttaaatatttgcttttatgaAAGTCGTCCATTTAGGTGACCCTTGTTGATGAAAGGAGCTTGACCTGCaactatatattgtttttgaagcATTTGAGTAGAATATTTTCATACATCAACGTTTAGTTTGATGGAAAtctttaattttcttatattgATTGACATGACAGTTTAGAAAATGACGTTGAAGAGGAATGAGCACTTGTATTAAATGAGGTGGTGAAATTTGAAGTACCTTTTCTGTACTAATAAATTAactatatgcatttttctgGTATTGGTCACAGTTTCAACAAGGATCCTTGCTCATTTAAGTCGTATATTGGAATAatcttagtgtcatagtttcattattttgctacaaattttgaattgaactttagacaccattaaaatgaatacaaagtttgaaaaataaataaaaaaaaccattGTATTGGCATTTGTGACGTTTTTACAGATTTAAAATTAGGCGAAAAAAGGTCTGTTTTCCCTGCGGGCCCTACACTTTATTTTGGCTgtagtatgtttttttttttcgtaaattgCTTAAAAGAGTTTAAATGAAAGtaaaagtatcttccatggccaagagtgtaagataggttcaccCCGACCCGAGCGcaaggtgttttgcggaaacgaggtttaccgagtttccgcaaaacaccctgcgcgagggtttggatgaacctatcttacacgagcggctgtggtatatgctttttctcccacctcagttaaacaaaattaagtaaaaatgtattgttttgctgaaactcttttgtgcgtagtaaaaataaatgcgtatggatatgtgatcattcgtggttgtcatggatatgcgcgcagtgattcagattatgttcattgtgaaatcggtctttaaatagttatgAGAAGAGTGAAGccttatttcttgaaaggtgcgtgaacacttttttatgatgacatttgaagcgagaaataattgataagcattctaaatattgccactaCTGACActagacaaggtttctatgatgctacagacggcagtcttcaacaagggaggtaattacaatgtgatgaccattaaaaaggagttccatacgggagTTTAATCCTTGCCCGAGGGCAAGATAAAAATTTCTAGCATGGTAAtttttttggatctacttatctgaggtgggaaaaaCATGTTAAGATATGATGatttcacatttaaaacttTCTACAAAAGCGATTTCCGCTGACATAGGTCGGTTAGTTACAGAAATTCGGATTCTCAAAAcgaaaaatagaagaaaatgtTATGCCTACCTACCAACCCTATTTTTCTTAAGATGTTAATGGAAACAAAGAACTTTTTGGCCTTATTGAAGAAACgactaaaatcatttattaaaatggcaCTCGGAGTATATAAAGGATGCTGTTTACGGTTCCCCCAAACCGTATCAAATTCATTGGATAAATGCACGCACACCTTTCCgaattatttacattatgttttttaGTGGAACCTTGATTAacctgttttgaaaataaatctaaCTGATACAATTATGCTTTAAAAGGGTTACTCTATTCTTTCTTTGTATTTATAGTTGGCGTCAACGGCAGCCAACATGAGCACCACTTTTGCGATAACCGGTTACCGGCGGCATAGTCTGAAACACTACCGGCCAAGTTACTACAGCGAGCTCGCGCCAATATATGAAGACGTTCCGGTTCAACCTTTACCGGCCAAAAGCTCAAGAAAATTCAACCTACTCAGTGATCTAAGTGGATATTCGCAAGAAATCAAGGTGTACTGTTCTAAAAATGACTCATACCACAATTATGCGACTGTTGACGTCAACGGTATGGACGGTAAGGTCGCAAATCCGTCTCCAGTGAGTGCTTCCATGATGGATGGCTTGATGAAAAGTCGGTTTCAAAAGAAATCAAGTAAAAGGGAAATCAACGAAACATTTCCTGATATTGGACAAAACTTTACTAAACGAAATACAGACGAAAATATGAAcagatatgttaataaaagtGTGGCTTATGACGTCAATGTTGAACTCGGGCTGAAAGAAGACGCTATAGATCGTCCCG
Proteins encoded in this region:
- the LOC128229989 gene encoding uncharacterized protein LOC128229989 translates to MSTTFAITGYRRHSLKHYRPSYYSELAPIYEDVPVQPLPAKSSRKFNLLSDLSGYSQEIKVYCSKNDSYHNYATVDVNGMDGKVANPSPVSASMMDGLMKSRFQKKSSKREINETFPDIGQNFTKRNTDENMNRYVNKSVAYDVNVELGLKEDAIDRPENDTITLERTSSLYQSPFTTNSSLDYAVVTNDRGVAVKRWPKLEPEPPRDKTLCCPAEQKIKKRCFAVGFLVLVGLIVLFVVAMIDGWLIEETGKGFSGTDQMTLFANTPIMFSEDIGFDDNVTESFDTSSTANWADLNSTASP